The sequence GTATCGAATAGGTATACATCAATGGAGCAAACAATCTGAATAAGCAGAATTTTTGATTTAAAAATAACACGTACTTCAGGTATAAAAGTGAAAAAATGAAGAGGTTAATGAAGCAGAAGATGGTTGCATTGAATAATCATGATTTTTTGTATTAAAATTACTCTATTCAAGATTGGTATAGTGTAATTACTTTTTGAAAAACAATCTAATATTTATAAATTGGTCTAGGTAGATAAAACACTGTTTTCTCAAAAGTTTCCTATATTTCTTATTTTTTTGAAAAGAGCATTTACTTGCTGAAATCACTAGAGATGTTTAGAATAATTGTAGGGAGACATTCGGAGGGGGAAGACGAATGGAAAAATTTAAATTATCGGAAGATGTATATGTGAAAACGGTTGCGCTTCGCATAAAAGATGTAGAGAGAATGGTTAGTTTTTACAAAAATGTTTTGGGATTTGTTTTAAAACTAGAAGAGAACAATTTATCAATATTTGGCTCACAAGAAAAAGATAGTCGATTATTAATATTAGAAGAAATAGATTCTGAAAAAGACCACATAGACGTTTCAGATAAAGCTGTCTGCTTTTCATTGTTGATCCCAACAGAAGAAGAGTTTGGCAGCCTTTTGAGAAGAATTACAGCACATAATTATCCTATCAGCAAATCAGTCCAAAAAAAGCAACGAAAAAGTGTATTCTTAAAAGATCCAGAAGGAAATGAACTAGAAGTTAGTTATCAAGGGGCAAAAGATTCAGCTAAAGAAGTCACTGAGATACTTGATATACAGCCTTTGATCCAGAAAAGCAAAGTCTTATATTCAAGCCTTTCAGCAGGAGTGCGATTTGACCGAATCAAATTACACGTAACAGACAAATCAGAACATCATTCTTTTTATCAAGATATGTTGGGGATGACTTCTGAAAATAAATTAGCCAATACATTATCGATGAACGATGGAAATTTCAGCATTCATCTAGACGATTCAGAGAAACAAAATAGCCAGAAAGCCGATTCTAAAGAATCCTTGGGATTGGATTTTTTTGTCTTAACTTTAAATCATGAAACAGAAATGAAAAAGCTGAAAAAGCATTTAGAAGAGCAACAACAAGAATTTTTTGTTGATAAAAAATTAACGATTTTAACGATTTATGATCCTAGCGAAATTGAATGGTGGTTCGTTAGAAATTAAAGAGACGAAATAGTCCGAAAAGCAATGAGGTAAATAACGATGTATGAAAAGACAAAGGCAAAAATCAAAGAATTGATGGAAGACGAGGTTTTCCCAGGAGTCAGTTTTTCGTTTATAATGGCTGATAAATCAGAAGATCATATTTGGGGAAATGCCCAAATCATACCGACAGTCGAGCCGCTAAAGCCTGCGCTGCTTTTTGATGTAGCTTCGTTGACTAAAGTTGTCTGTACGACAACGGTGGTTTTGCAATTGGCAGAAGCAGGAGTAATCAATATTGATGTTCCATTTAAACATTATTACTCAGTTTTTGAAGATGAAAAAATAACGATTCGTCATCTGTTGACGCACACTTCTGATATCCAGAGTTATATTGAAAATCGAGATACTTTGTCAAAAGAGGAATTGAAAGCTGCATACAATCAAGTTCAATCAGGTAGACATTTAGGTGAGAAGGTAGCTTATACAGATACTGGAACAATTTTACTTGGATTTATGTTGGAAGAAATGGTAGGAAAAGAAGCTATTGAGATTTTTAAAGAGCGTGTTTTGCAGCCTTTGGATATGAAAGAAAGTATTTTTCTACCGACAGATGCGGCCAAGATTGTACCGACTGAAGCTCATCCAATTAGAGGATTGATTCGCGGACAAACCCATGATCCAAAAGCCTTTGTTTTAGCTGAACATGCTGGTAATGCTGGTCTATTTACTAATTTGACTGATCTTAAGAAGTTTACGCAAATGTATTTGAACGAAGGCTCGTATCAGGAAACAAAAGTATTGGAAAAAAGGACTGTTCGTTCATTATTAGTTGATCAAACACCGAATAAACGTGGCAATCGTTCTCTAGGCTGGGATTTAAAAGACGATTTGACAGGAAGAACGATTTTATTTCACACGGGCTACACAGGGACCTTTTTGTTGATCGATCCTACTGAAAAAGAAGCGTTTATTTTTCTTTCCAATCGTGTTCATCCTATTGACAAAAGAGCAGAATACATCGAAAAGAGAGACGAACTTATTGAAATTTATTTGCAAGAAAAAATAACAAACAAAGATGAATCGCTTTCTTTTTAGTGGTATAATTAATGAGTATAAGTGGAAGGGAGTCACTAAATTATGCAGCAACCGTTATTTTTAAAACCAGTATTTCAAGAAAAAATTTGGGGTGGGGATCGTTTACATACTGTATTCGGTTTTGACTTGCCAAGTAATAAAATTGGAGAAGACTGGGCGATCAGTGCTCATCCTCATGGGGTAAGTACAGTAGAAAATGGTGAATTTTCTGGTAAGAAGCTAGATGAACTTTGGGCAGATCATCGTGAATTATTCGGTAATGTCAAGGGAGATGTTTTTCCTTTATTAACAAAGATTTTGGATGCCGAAGATGATTTATCTGTACAAGTCCATCCAGATGATACTTATGGTTTGGCTCATGAAGGCGAACTTGGGAAAACGGAGTGTTGGTATATTATCGATGCTGAACCGGGCTCAACAATTATTTATGGACATAATGCCAAGAGCCGTGACGAACTAGAAACAATGATCAAAGAAGCACGTTGGGATGACTTACTGAAGAAAGTACCTGTTAAAAAAGGTGACTTTTTCTATGTACCAAGTGGCACGATTCATGCGATCGGTAAAGGGATCATGATTTTAGAAACGCAACAAAGCAGTGATACTACGTATCGCGTGTATGACTATGATAGAAAAGACGATCAAGGACACGCAAGAGAATTGCATATTCAACAATCTGTTGATGTGACGACCGTTCCTGCTGAAGATGCGCAATTATCGATCCAACAGCAAAATCAAGGACAATCAAGTATCATTACGTATTTGAAAACACCTTTTTTCAATGTGTATGAGTGGCAAGTCAAAGGTGTACTGAATGTAAAGAAAAATGCACCGTATACGTTAGCAACGGTTATTGACGGTGTTGGTCATTTGATTGTCGAAGAGGCTGATGCAGTAAAAACTGAAAGTTATGAACTGACTAAAGGAACAAGCTTTATCATGCCAAATGATATCGAAAAATGGCGAATTGAAGGCGATTTGACGATTATTGCGTCAGAACCTGGAATAGATGCATAGTATTTAAGTAAAAAAGTGTTAGGAATTTTTCCTAACACTTTTTTCATTAACTGCCAGCATTTCCTGTGGAACTTCAAATGCTTCGTTATATTTTTTTTCTAAAGCTGTTTTAATCAACCGAATTCCTAGATTTTCATTACGAGCAAGTATCGGTCCGTGAAAATAAGAACCAAAAACATTTTTGTAGATCACACCTTCAGAACCATCTTCGCTATTGTTTCCTTTTCCTTTAACTACATTACCTAAAGGGCGCTCTCCTTTACCTAAGAATGTGCGGCCGTTATGATTTTCAAAGCCATAATAGGTTTCATTGAATTCTTCATTGTGAATCACGATATCACCGATATAACGGTTATTATCTTGGCTTAATGTATAATGATCCAATGCTCCTATTCCATGGATTTTCTCACCTTTAGCGCCCATATAATAATGCCCTAATAATTGAAAACCACCACAAATCGCTAACATGACCCCATCATTTTCGATGTATTCAGTTAAAGATTCCTTTTTCGTTTGGATATCGTCTGAGATGATCAACTGTTCAAAATCTTGACCACCACCAACAAAAACTAAATCATATTTATTAGGATCAAAAGGTTCATGAATACTAACGATTTCAGAACGAAAGGTCACATTCATTTTTTCAGCAAGGTATTTTAACATTAGTAAATTACCATTATCACCATAAGTGTTTAGTAAATTTCCATATAAATGACACACAACTAATTCTTTAGTCACTGATTGTTCCTCCTCATTTAAAAGCAAAGCGGGCTCGATCTGTCTCGACAGAAAAATAGGAAATAAAGACTGAGGTGCTTTTTGCCTTATTCATTATTTATCTTTATTCCGAGAGACAAGCCCGTGTAGCTAGATAAAACTATTTAATATAACCTTGTGCAGCTAGTGATTTACGTAATTGTAAAACTGCTGTATACGTAGCTAAAATATAAACATGTTCTGTCGGCAATTCTTTTATTGCTGTGATCACGTCATCTAGGTTAGGAATTTCTTTTAATTTATCTTCAGAAATACCTGCGACTTTCATCCGTAAGGCCATGTCCTGATGACGATCTCCACCAGCAATGACTTCTGGGATATCCATTTGAGCAAAGGCTTCATGATCACCATCCCAGATCCAGCTAACATCTATACCATCTGCATAATTTGCATTTAGTAATGACACAAGAGAAAACGGATAGGGGGCAAGTTTCATCATATCGATTACTTGGTTCAAGCCAACTGGATTTTTTACTAAGACTAACGTACATAATTTACCATTGATGTTGATTGTTTCTTGACGACCAAAAACTTTTTCATCATAGCTTAAACCAGCTTTGATTTTCTCAGGAGAAACGCCATAGTGCTCAGCAACAGAGGTTGCAGCCAAGGCGTTATATACATTATACATACCACCAACAGCAATACTATATTCGGCACCATCGATTATAAAATCAGCAGAAGTATTATCCATAGCAACCATTTCAGTTAATTGAACATCTAATTCAGGGCGATGGAAGCCGCAGTTAGGACAATAATATTTTCCAAGATTGGCATAAGTAATCATTTTATAATGCAAAATATGATGACATTTTGGACAAAGTAATCCATCTGTATTGTAATGAGCCATCTGTTCTTCATCTGGCATATGATTAAAACCATAGTATTTTCTTGGATTGATTGTTTCAACTGAATTGAAAATCGGTGAATCACCGTTGCATATAATGGGTGCATTAGGCGCAGCAGCAGCACCGTCAACAATTAGTTTATATGTGGTGTAAATTTCACCATAGCGATCCATTTGATCACGGAAAATATTCGTAAATAAGAATAGTTTTGGTTCGATATATTTTGTGACGCGGCTTAAACTCGCTTCATCAATTTCTAAAACGGCAAATTTCTTCTTAGCACCTTTATTTTTGGCCGATAAGAAAGTTGAAACAATTCCTTGTTCCATATTCGCACCAGTCGGATTAGTCAGTACGTGATCAAATTCTTGTCTTAAAATATTTACCGTCAAAGCCGTCGTTAAGGTTTTTCCGTTTGTACCAGTAACAACAACGATTTCATAATCTTTTGCTAGAGTATCCAAAATTTTTGGATCGATTTTTAATGCTAATTTTCCAGGGTAGCTACTGCCGCCTTTGAAGAAAGTTTGTAAAACCCATTGCGAAGTTTTCCCAGCGGCTATTGCTACATGACTTCTGATTCCCATAAAGTGACCTCCAATTTATATCAACGATCGTTGTTAAACTCAATCTATAATAACACAATTAAAAAAAAAAATTAATTCCTTTTACTCTTTCTTACTATATTAGGCAGAATAAAAAGTAGGTAGCTACGTTCAAGAAGAACATAACTACCTATTTAATCATAAATTTTTACTTAGCATCGATATAGCTGTATAGCGTATATTTAGAAATATTGAAAAATCCAGCCACTTTATCGCCTGATTTTGTCACAAGAAATGCCCCTTTACTGTTTAAAAACTGGATGCATTTGATTTTGTCATCTTTTGTCATCAGAGGAACTGGTTTACCGACTAATTTAACGGATTCTTCAATTAAATCATCCAAAAGTTCATTGATATCTTGAGGAATATAATCAGGTTCTTTATCGTTTTCTTGTTCATTGATAGAAACAAGGGATTTTAAAGTTGATTCCGCAGCGATCAATGCAGTAATATCATAATTGATCGCGAAAATGCCATCTAAACTACCCGATTTATCTTTGAAATATACGGTACTTGATTTCAAAATTCGGCCGTCATGTGTTCGTGTTAAGTAATTGATATGATCGACTAAATCAGCGGGGTCTTTTTTTAGAGCTTCTAGAACAACTTGAGAAGGACCATCACCAAGTTGACGAGAAGAAACATGCCCATTTTCAATGGAAACGATGGTGTTGTTTACATTATTTTCATTGATTTTGTGAATCACGATTTCACAATTTTCACCAAACTGACCAGCTAAAGCTTTTGCGACTTGAGTAAGAAAATTTAATTTTTCATCGGAGAGCATGGCTTTGTTGCTCCTTTCTAATTAAGAAGTTATATCGAGCATTTAACATATATCTCTGTATGTTCGAGTAATCTAATTCTTATGGTTTTAAGAAATAGCAGATACGCACCAGTGCATTTTAAGAAAAATTCATTATCTGCAACTGGCTTCGTGTGTAATAATATCATGCGGTAAATGATAATACAAGACAATGGGCATTCTGCACTAAAAAATATTTTTTAGGTAGCATTGTTTTTTTTTAGGTTAGGTGGTATAATTTACTCGAGTTAAGGGAAATAGTTAAATATAAGTTTGAATGCAAGCGCTTTTTTTATCAGTAGTGATCGGATTAATAGATTGTTATTGGTATATCAAATTGTTCGTGAATGTTTGAACTATATATTATGTAAGCGATTTCTGTATAGGCAGAAACAATTAAATGAAATTATAGGAGGGTAATGATGTTATTAATAGGAAATGGACGACTGGTTACTAGAGATAAGGAAAGTACTTTTTTTGACAATGGTTGTGTTGCTATGGATGGTCAGAGGATTAAAGCTGTAGGGGCAACAACAGATTTAAGGAAAGATTTTCCCAATGCGGAATTTATTGATGCCAAAGGCGGAGTGATCATGCCTGGATTTATCAATATGCATAATCATATTTACAGTACTTTTGCTAGAGGGCTAAGTATTAATGGATATCATCCTAAAAATTTTATGGATATTTTGGAAGGACAATGGTGGCGAATTGATCGGACATTGAATTTACAAGATTCGTATCATAGCGCAAAAATCGCTTATTTAGATAGTATCAAAAATGGTGTGACGACTGTTTTTGATCATCATGCAAGCTATGGAGCGATTGAAGGGAGTTTGACTCAACTTTCTGATGCGGCAGACGAGTTGGGCGTTCGTACTTGTTTATGTTATGAAGTATCAGATCGTGATGGTGAAGAAAAAATGAAAGCAGCAGTCAAAGAAAATGCTGCTTTTATCAAAGCAAGTGCTGCTCGTACAGATGATATGCAAAAAGCGATGATGGGCATACATGCTGCGTTTACAATGTCGGATAAGTCATTGGAACATTGTGCTGCATTTACTCCAGAAGGCGTTGGTTATCATATTCATATTGCAGAAGATATTGCTGATGTCTATGATTCACTGGCAAAATATGG is a genomic window of Enterococcus haemoperoxidus ATCC BAA-382 containing:
- a CDS encoding VOC family protein is translated as MEKFKLSEDVYVKTVALRIKDVERMVSFYKNVLGFVLKLEENNLSIFGSQEKDSRLLILEEIDSEKDHIDVSDKAVCFSLLIPTEEEFGSLLRRITAHNYPISKSVQKKQRKSVFLKDPEGNELEVSYQGAKDSAKEVTEILDIQPLIQKSKVLYSSLSAGVRFDRIKLHVTDKSEHHSFYQDMLGMTSENKLANTLSMNDGNFSIHLDDSEKQNSQKADSKESLGLDFFVLTLNHETEMKKLKKHLEEQQQEFFVDKKLTILTIYDPSEIEWWFVRN
- a CDS encoding serine hydrolase domain-containing protein, whose product is MYEKTKAKIKELMEDEVFPGVSFSFIMADKSEDHIWGNAQIIPTVEPLKPALLFDVASLTKVVCTTTVVLQLAEAGVINIDVPFKHYYSVFEDEKITIRHLLTHTSDIQSYIENRDTLSKEELKAAYNQVQSGRHLGEKVAYTDTGTILLGFMLEEMVGKEAIEIFKERVLQPLDMKESIFLPTDAAKIVPTEAHPIRGLIRGQTHDPKAFVLAEHAGNAGLFTNLTDLKKFTQMYLNEGSYQETKVLEKRTVRSLLVDQTPNKRGNRSLGWDLKDDLTGRTILFHTGYTGTFLLIDPTEKEAFIFLSNRVHPIDKRAEYIEKRDELIEIYLQEKITNKDESLSF
- the manA gene encoding mannose-6-phosphate isomerase, class I — translated: MQQPLFLKPVFQEKIWGGDRLHTVFGFDLPSNKIGEDWAISAHPHGVSTVENGEFSGKKLDELWADHRELFGNVKGDVFPLLTKILDAEDDLSVQVHPDDTYGLAHEGELGKTECWYIIDAEPGSTIIYGHNAKSRDELETMIKEARWDDLLKKVPVKKGDFFYVPSGTIHAIGKGIMILETQQSSDTTYRVYDYDRKDDQGHARELHIQQSVDVTTVPAEDAQLSIQQQNQGQSSIITYLKTPFFNVYEWQVKGVLNVKKNAPYTLATVIDGVGHLIVEEADAVKTESYELTKGTSFIMPNDIEKWRIEGDLTIIASEPGIDA
- a CDS encoding type 1 glutamine amidotransferase codes for the protein MTKELVVCHLYGNLLNTYGDNGNLLMLKYLAEKMNVTFRSEIVSIHEPFDPNKYDLVFVGGGQDFEQLIISDDIQTKKESLTEYIENDGVMLAICGGFQLLGHYYMGAKGEKIHGIGALDHYTLSQDNNRYIGDIVIHNEEFNETYYGFENHNGRTFLGKGERPLGNVVKGKGNNSEDGSEGVIYKNVFGSYFHGPILARNENLGIRLIKTALEKKYNEAFEVPQEMLAVNEKSVRKNS
- a CDS encoding Mur ligase family protein, which encodes MGIRSHVAIAAGKTSQWVLQTFFKGGSSYPGKLALKIDPKILDTLAKDYEIVVVTGTNGKTLTTALTVNILRQEFDHVLTNPTGANMEQGIVSTFLSAKNKGAKKKFAVLEIDEASLSRVTKYIEPKLFLFTNIFRDQMDRYGEIYTTYKLIVDGAAAAPNAPIICNGDSPIFNSVETINPRKYYGFNHMPDEEQMAHYNTDGLLCPKCHHILHYKMITYANLGKYYCPNCGFHRPELDVQLTEMVAMDNTSADFIIDGAEYSIAVGGMYNVYNALAATSVAEHYGVSPEKIKAGLSYDEKVFGRQETININGKLCTLVLVKNPVGLNQVIDMMKLAPYPFSLVSLLNANYADGIDVSWIWDGDHEAFAQMDIPEVIAGGDRHQDMALRMKVAGISEDKLKEIPNLDDVITAIKELPTEHVYILATYTAVLQLRKSLAAQGYIK
- a CDS encoding helix-turn-helix transcriptional regulator — encoded protein: MLSDEKLNFLTQVAKALAGQFGENCEIVIHKINENNVNNTIVSIENGHVSSRQLGDGPSQVVLEALKKDPADLVDHINYLTRTHDGRILKSSTVYFKDKSGSLDGIFAINYDITALIAAESTLKSLVSINEQENDKEPDYIPQDINELLDDLIEESVKLVGKPVPLMTKDDKIKCIQFLNSKGAFLVTKSGDKVAGFFNISKYTLYSYIDAK
- the ssnA gene encoding putative aminohydrolase SsnA, which encodes MLLIGNGRLVTRDKESTFFDNGCVAMDGQRIKAVGATTDLRKDFPNAEFIDAKGGVIMPGFINMHNHIYSTFARGLSINGYHPKNFMDILEGQWWRIDRTLNLQDSYHSAKIAYLDSIKNGVTTVFDHHASYGAIEGSLTQLSDAADELGVRTCLCYEVSDRDGEEKMKAAVKENAAFIKASAARTDDMQKAMMGIHAAFTMSDKSLEHCAAFTPEGVGYHIHIAEDIADVYDSLAKYGKPIVNRLYDLGILGKQTMAGHCIHINPHEMVLLRDTNTMVVTNPESNMGNAVGCPPAMRMLNEYGILMGLGTDGYTNDVTESYKVGNIIHKHHLVDPNAAWTEIPQMLFENNPQMANRYFKKKLGVLEPDAAADVIVLDYKGPTPMTKDNVNAHILFGMNGGAVTDTIINGEIRMRNREIQGVDEEKIWHDAQSQAQSLWTRINS